CATTGTCAGGAGTGTATAGTATTATGACGCAGGAGTATCTTTACGGGAAGGAGATGACTTTCGGTATGTTGGGTGTTTTGGGGCAGGAGTGGGATAGTCAACCTACGGATTATACCGATGATCTGAATTATAAATACGAGAATACGAGACCCGAAGTACGAATCGATTCTTTGTGGTGTGGTTTGTATAATGCTATTGCCAATACAAATAAATTGTTGGAGGAGATAGAAGGGAAAGAATCTATGTTTACCGGGATAAATTATGATATGATCAAGGGTGAGGCATTGGCTTTGCGTGGATTCCTGCATTTCGATTTATTACGGTTGTTTGGAGCCAGTTATGCCGAAAATCCTAAAAAGGCGGCTATTCCTTACGTGACGGCTTATACTTCGAATATATATCCACAAGACTCGGTGGGGGGCGTTATTACGAAGGTGTTGGGAGATTTGACCGCTTCATTGGATTACCTGAAGAATGATCCGATATTGACGGGAAAAATCGTAACGGAAACAGATGATAACGGGTATTTGTTGAATCGGCAGGTACACCTGAATTATTATGCGGTGAAAGGCTTGATGGCACGTGTATATTTGTATAAAAAGGATTATCAGAATGCGGCTCTTTGTGCATCGGAGGTGATCGAGTCCGGTCGCTTTGAATGGGTGAAACAGGAAAATCTGACGAATGCTAAAATGGCAGATTTGACGTTTTCCACGGAGCATTTGTTTGCCTTGAATGTTGTAAATTTGGGAAGTCGGGCAGAGAAATACTTTACCGGGGGAAATTTGGGATTTGCTTTAGATGAAACAAATTTACTGGAGTATTACGAGTCTGCACAGGATTATCGTTATTTGTATCAATTCAAGAGTGGTACCGGGTTAAGCAATTCTTTGCGTTATTTGATGAAATATGACCAGTTGACCGGGGATGTTTCCACATCTTGGCCTGATTCTTATCGAAATAAGATGGCAATGATTCGTTTGCCGGAAATGTATTATATTCTGGCAGAATGTCGTCATCATACTTCCGGGGATGTATTGGGGGCATTGAATGAAGTCCGTCGTCATCGGGGAGTTACAGAATTGAGCGAGAGTGATCTGGTTAATTTTGATGCACTGTTGTTATCAGAATTCCGTAAAGAGGTGATAGGGGAGGGACAATTGTTCTTCTATTATAAACGTTTGAATTCCCTGTCAATTAAGCGGACAGATGTGGATGCTGTTGGCTCGGGTGTATACAAACTTCCGATTCCGAAAGATGAATTGCAGAACCCGGGTTGGGTTAGTAATAAATAGAAAAAATTATGAAGAAACAAATTATATGGTTAGGGCTTATCATGGCATGGATGCTATGTGCCTGTGAAGAGGATAATAAACTGATGTATGATGAGAGTTCAAGAGTGTTGAATCTTTGGTTTGGTTCGGAGTCAACGGAAGGGAGAGTGGATAGTACGGAATATAATTATGCCTATCGTCCTTTGGGAACAGATTTGGATTCTGTAACGTTCTACGTGAAATTAGCCGGAGTTCCTTTGGAGGAGGATTGTACTTTTGACTTGGAAGTGACTGGAGGGGATGTATCCTCGGTAATTGTCGATAAGCACTACGTGCTACCGTCGTATGTATTGAAAGCTGGGACTACCGGGGGGTACTATCCGATTTATCTGAAAAATACTTCTGATTTTAAGGATAAAGCGTTTACTCTTGCTTTAGCATTGAAGGAAAATGTTAAATTAGAGACCGGAGTTAAGGAGTATGCCACGTTAAAATTGATCGTTAAGGATCGAGAGGAAAAACCGGCATACTGGGATGAAGATCCGGAGACTTATATGCCGCTGAAAAACTTTTTCGGGACTTATAGCCGGACGAAATATCAGTTTATGATTAAGGTTACGGGTAAAGTGATTTCTCGAGTTATTTATCAAGGGACACCGATTCCACCTCATGAGATTTCTTATTTCGAGGCGCAGTATTTACAGGCAAAGCTTCGGTTGGCCGTGGAAGAATATAATAATAATCCAGAAAATCCCGATCGTCCTTTGTCAGATGAAAATGGACCTATAACTTTTTAAAGAATGAGATGATGAAGATACTAAAATATATAATATTATCAATTGTTGCCAGTCTAGGATTATGGTCTTGTTACGACGATAAAGGCAATTATGATTATCATGATTTGGATGAAATTGTAATTGATTCTTCCGGTGGGTTGATTCAGGCGAATTATTCTATCTCCCGCTTGGAGATATTGGAGATACCTTTAAAGGTGTATTACGAAGGGAAATTAGTAAATGGTTCTGAAACACAATTTCCAGATTTGGAATTTAATTGGGTCGTTTACCAGCAGGGAACGGAGACTCCGATTGCAGATAGAGATACAATTGCGAAACAGATTGAATTGAAAATTCCCGTGGATTTGGATGAGAGGCAATGGGAGCTTGTGTTTACCGTGCTGAATAAACGGACAGATATACGTACGTTCATGAAATTCGGGTTGAAAGTGAATTCAGGTCTAAGTGAGGGATGGATGGTGTTGTATGAAAAAGATGGAAAAACGGATGTAGGATTGATCACGAATAAACTGATTGCTCCGGATGTCACGAAAGAACAAGAATGGGTAGATATTTATTCCGCATATAATCACGAATCTTTAGCAGGAAAACCTTTGAGGTTATTTTATTCAATGGTGACGAAGCCTGAAGTTGTTATGATTGTTTCTGATAAAGATATGGTTGCGGTTGATCCCTTGTCGTTTAATAAATTGTATGCATTTGAGGATTTATTTTGGACGGCTCCGGAGGTGAAAGCTCCTAATTATTACATGTCTTTCTTTAATAAGAGAGAGTTTTTATTAAATGATGGGAAGGCACATGCGGTTAATTTTTCCACGAGCGGATCTAATAGAACGAATTTGTTTTTTGGAGTTCCTTGTACGGGTAATTATGGCGAATTGGCGAATTGGTGTGCTAGTATGAGTACGGCTTATAGCGGGGTTGTGTATGACCAAACGGCACAACGTTTTATGTGTGTGAAATCAAATCGGACTGAAGTTTCTACTTTGCCGGATCAGGCTGAAGGAGTGGCATTTGATTGTAATAATGTAGGAATGGAGTTGGTGATGAGTGATTATGGAAGAAATAATTACGAGTATATACTCATGAAAGAAGGTGAAAATCATTATTACTTGTTGATTGCTGATTTTTGTGGTTTCATGACGCAAAGTACAATTGGCGTGGGGAAATATGATATGATGAATTGTAAAGGTGTGACCGAGGGTATCACTTCTGTGACTGCAGGATATAAGGGAGAAATCTTTTATTATGCAGCAGGAAACGGGGTTTACCTATACGACTATAAGGTGTCGAATGCTTCAGGAGATCCCGTGTGGGAGGCTCCGGATGGAGAGACGGTAACTTGCGTGCGTTTACAAAAATACCAAGGTACGGGTCTCATGGTTAAGGTGCCAGTCAATGATTGTGAAATATTGTATATCGCAACTTATAATGAATCGACCGGGAATGGGACCGTGTACCAACTAAAGGTAAATCCTTCCAGTGGAGCCGTGGACAAAAGTAGTCAAAAAGAGTTTTCCGGTTTCGGGAAAATAAAAGATATGGGGTGGAAAATGAATTAATTAATTTGTAATCACGAAAAAGTATGAGATTTAATTTTTTCTTGACACTTGCAAGTGTCATGGTACTATTGTTGGCTGAAATGAAAAAAGCAGACGCTCAAATGACAGTTGCTCAGCCAATACAAACGAAAGTAGAAACGGAGTCGGGTATTCGTTTCTTTGAAGGGACTTGGGAGGAAGCTTTGGTAGAATCAAAAAAGACCGGTAAGCCTATTTTTATGGATTGTTACACCGTGTGGTGTGTGCCATGTAAGATGTTGGCAAAAGACGTCTTTACCCGTCCGGAGGTTGGGGATTATTTTAACATCCATTTTATTAATGTGAAGATGGATATGGGAACAGAACAGGGAAAAGTATTGAATGACAAGTATCAGGTGACGGGGTATCCGACATTACTTTTCTTGGATGGCGATGGGAATTTAATACACCGGATTGTAGGGGCTCCTACGGCGGATATTTTGTTAAAAGAAGGTGGGCGTGCTATTGATGGGAAGGGGTATTCCTCCATGAGTAAGGCGTATGAAGAAGGAAATCGTCAACCTAATTTTATACAGGAATACATGGATGTATTGGATATTGCTGGTGAGGGAAGTAAAGCGGCACAAATCTGTTTGAACTATTTTAAAACGTTGGACAAGTCGAAATTGAAAGAACGAGAGTATTGGGAGCTTTTCTGTAAATACGTGAAAGACGTGGATGCAGATGTTTCTAAATATGTTTATAAAAATCGAGCCGAGTTCATCAACCTTTTTGGGGCTGCAGCGGTAGAAAAGAAGTTGTTTCAGTTGTTTAGCAACGGGGCCTATCGTTACTGGAAAAAAGAAGGTGATAGTGGAATCTTTGATGAGAAAGGGTTTGAGAACTACGTGCATCAGCTAATGAAAAAAGACATCAGGGGAAAGGAACAAATCATTATGGATGCACGAATGGCTTACGCAATGAATACCGGGGATTGGGCAAAATATGTGCAAATGGGAACTGATCGCTTGAATGACGGGGAGAAGAGTGACTTTGTCGTGTATAATTGGGCATTAAGGGTTAATATGCAGTGCAATGATACGGAGCTACGTGAGAAGGCGGCCGAATGGATGGACCGGATGGCTATTGATTGTGATCGAAGACCCCAATCGGATGCGACAATATCTTTGAAAAAGAGTTTCCTGCGGGTAGCAGACCAGTTGAGACATCCCGAAAAAAAAGATAAAAATTATCGTCCGACCATTACAATTTCCGGGAAGATTGCTGCTTTAACTGATAATGATAATACGATCAAGATTATCAAAAAAGACGGATTCTTCAAACAAACGGTGGACTCCTGCGAGGCAAAGCTGGATGGGACTTATGAATTAAAGATGAAGGTTGAAAAACCGGGTATGTATATTTTGGAGTGTCAAGGTGGACAAAAAGTTGATTTTTGGGCGGGAACAGAGGATTTAAAAGTTGATTTTCCTGGTTTCGGTAAAGCGAAGATGAGAGTGATACGTCCGATGTATATTCATATTCAGGGAGGTAAGGATAACGAAGTGATCAACCAAATGAACTGGGAAATTTATCAGAATTACCAATTGATGGGTTCGATTTCTCGTCCGGTTTATAATTATTCAGGTCTTGTGGACTCCGTAAAGCAACAGATCGCTTCGCAATTGACAGATGTTGCGGGTAAAATTGTGTTGGATCGTTTGCAGCATTATGCCGAAGTATATGCGGATCGAGAAGCCGTTTTAGCTATTTTAATGCTTTTGAAAGGCGAAGAATATGAGGAAACCGTGAAAAAAGTGGTGGATAATTTATCCAAGTTATATCCTGGAAGTTTGGCATTGAAAGATTTTAAGGCTGTTCTTGCACAACGAGAACTAGCAAAACAAGGACAGATGGCACCCGAATTTTCTTGCCCGACTCCTGACGGGAAGAAGAATTTTGGGCCACAAGACTTTAAAGGTAAATTCCTTGTCATGGATTTTTGGGCATCTTGGTGCGGGCCATGTCGGGCAGAGATCCCTCATTTGAAAAAGGCTTATGAGAAATATGCGGACAAGGAAGTCGCATTTTTCAGTGTATCAATTGATAAGAGTAATGCTGCTTGGAAAAAAGCTTTAGGAGAAGAGAATATGCCTTGGGAGCAGGTGTGTGTCCCACAAGCGGGAAAAGAGGTGATGAGATTGTACCAATTTTCGGGCATCCCCTATGTTTTGATCTTGGATAAGGAGGGGCGTATCGTGGGGACAAATTTGAGAGGTCAGGCATTGATGGATAAATTGGAAGAATTGGTGAACGGGAAAAAAACTAAAGCGGCTAAATCATCCATGATGATGGTGAGATAATATTAAAACCGGAAGATGCCTTATGAAAATTTTAATGCTTCTTCTTATCCACAGTTTGTGCATGACTTCCGGTTTTAAAGATAATTACAAGGAGTGCGTTGAAATAATTTTGACGCACTCCTTTCGTTTGTAAAAGGAATATTGATGATCAGAGATTTTAAATAAATATTTTTCGCTCATCGAAATAATTATTCGACTTCTTACCTCTAAACGTCACTTTTGAACATTTTGTTTTTACAATTTCAGCATAAAATGTTAATCGAAAAAGGCTGGCTTGATATTTGTTGTTTATATATTATATTGATAACCAAATGTATGATAGTGAAATTTTATTCGAGTGATACGATAATAAATTCTTCTTCGAAAATCAGAAGATTTTGATTGTATGATTTATTATGTATTTTTGTATAACGGACAAGATGATCAACTTATTGGTTTGATGGAATAGAAAGGAATTAGATTAAGTGTAATATGCGAAATATCGTAACAGATATAAGGGGGGGAGATAAGGACTCTTTTAAAGAGTTCTTTGAGGATTATTACCCTATTTTGTGTGTATTCTCTTCGAAATATGTGAAGAACGAGGAGCAATGCAAGGATATTGCGCAGGAGACACTATTGAGTTATTGGGAGAAACGGGCTGATTTCGAGGATATATATAAAGTAAAGGGATTTCTTTATATGGTGGCACGTAACCGGTGCCTGAATTATTTGAAACGGGAACAAGTAAATCAAGCATACGTGGACGAGGCCAACCGGGAGTCAGAGGAATATTTTCAAGAAGAGGTTATTGAGCAAGAAACTTATATGTTGGTTAGGAAAGCCATTGAGGGTTTGCCCCCTCAGATGAGAACCATCATTAAGTATGCTATGGAAGGTCTGAAAAATCCACAGATCGCCAGTGAAATGGGGATTGCCGAAGGCACAGTTCATGCTTTGAAGAAAACAGCTTATCGTAAATTACGGGAACAGTTAAAAGAACACTTCTATCTCTTATTGTTTATATAACTTTCGAAGTTATATTAGATTTTTCTTGAAAAATATCTAAGAGGAATGTTTTGATTATGAATTGATTAATTCCATTTTCAATTCTCCATTTTCAATTTTCAATTTTTTAGACTACCCCTGTTTTGAAAAGAGATTGTTATACTAATGTGAAAGAGATTAGAACAGAATTATGAAATTAACAAACAAACATTTCAGGATTGCCGAGATCATGGCAGCTTTCTTTACCGGTTCGCAGACAGAACAGGATGAACGGGATTTTGAGGAGTGGGCAAAAGAGAGCGATAGACATAAGGCTTTTGTCAATCGGCTATTGAATCCGGAGGAATACGAGGAGAACCGGAGGGCTCTGGATAAATTTCAGGTGGAAGAAGCGTGGAGTAAAATGGATAAAAGAATAGGAGATACAAAAGTTCGGAAACTTTCTTCGTGGAGGTCTGTTGTGAGATATGCGGCGGTTGTACTTGTTCTTTTGTCTGCCGGAGTATATTATTGGTGGAATGGGGAAGAGGTAAGAGAGGAAGTTCCAGTTTTATACCAGATTGCGGCGGGAACAACGGGTGCCCGGCTAACCTTGGGTGATGGTAGTGTGGTGGATGTATTGAAAGACCGGGCTGTCGAGTTGAAAGAAGTGGATGGAACAAGGATTGTCACGGATTCGATTGGTATTGATTATTCCACACGAGAAACGGTGGATACGGCCGAAATCATGAATACGGTGCAAACTTTGACGGGAATGGAATATATGCTGACACTTTCGGATGGTACGAAGGTATTTCTGAATGCGGAGACGAAACTGAAGTTCCCGACTAAGTTTCAGAAGGAAGAGAGAGTCGTGGTGCTGGAAGGGGAGGCATATTTTGAAGTGAGTAAAGATGTTGCCCATCCTTTTATCGTCAAAACGAATGGAGTGGAGGTGAAGGTACTGGGAACTTCCTTCAACTTACGTTCTTACAGTGATGAAAATAGTATTGCGACGACTTTGGTGTCGGGTAAAGTGGCTATGTTTGCAGGAGAAAATAGCGAGGAAATCGTTCCCGGAGAACAAGCCGTATATATGAAAGAAACGGGGAAAATGGATGTGAAACCAGTTGACGTGACACTTTACACGGCATGGCATACCGGGAAATTTATTTTTAGGAACGAGACTCTGGAAGAGATGATGTCCTATTTGGCCCGATGGTATGGAGTGGAGTATCGTTTTATCGATGAGGGGGCGAAAAAATTGCAGATAGGAGCCCGCTTGGATCGGTACAATAATATGAACCCGATTATCGAAATGCTTAAAAAGACAGGATTAGTAAATATTACACAAGTAGACAATATGTTGTATATATCTAGCACAGAATAATAAAAAGATGCGTCAGTGCTGGCTACACGAAACGCATCTCTCTTAAAATTAAAGTTCGTTACACTTTTAATCATTCAAAATTATGAAAAAAAACCAAGAAACCATTTTCTTCAGCCGAAGAAAGTGGGAAAAAATTTTATTTGTCATGAAATTGAAACTTGTACTTATTTTGATCAGTAGTTTCCAGCTATCTGCCGCGGTGTATTCGCAGGATAACAGGTTAACACTGAAGATGGAAGATGCGTCACTGGAACAAGTGATCTGGGAAATTCAGAAACAGACGGATTTCGTGTTCATGTATGGTACACGTGATATTACTAAGGTGACAAACCTGACCGTGGACATGACAGATAAAACTGTAAATGAAATATTGGATCAGTGTTTACGTCATTCGGGACTGGTTTACACGATCTCCGGAAATGCTGTGATTATCAAACGTGCCGATGATGACAAAAAAGAAATGACGGTTATCAAGGGTGTCGTGAAGGATAAAAACGGCGATCCGCTACCTGGGGTGACGATCATAGAGAAGGGAACTTCCATCGGGGTTGCGACCGGAATTAATGGAGAATTCACTTTCAGCACGACGAAAAAGGATAGCGTTACACTTTTGTTCACTTTCGTGGGAATGAAGATGAAACAGGTGCTGTGGAACGGGCAGAAAACCTTGAACGTGGTTATGGAAGAAGATGCACAGGAGATGGAAGAAGTCGTGGTAACGGGGTATCAAGTCATCAAGAAATCAAATATGGCCGGTTCCGTGAGTACGATTGGTGCCGAGGATTTAATATTGAACGGTACCCAGTCTCTTGAACAGGCTTTGCAGGGAAAACTCCCGGGAGTGGTTGTCTTGAATCAGGATGGTTTGGTTGGAACTCGGCAAAAGGTAAGAGTCCGAGGTACTTCTACCTTGTTGGGTAGTCAAGAGCCGGTGTGGGTCGTGGACGGAATTATACAAGAAGATCCACTTCCTTTTAAAGCCACGGAGTTAGTTGCTTTTGGTAGTGATCCGGATAATATTGATATGATTCGGAATTTCGTGGGAAGTTCTATTGCTTGGTTAAATCCATCCGATATACAGGATGTTACGGTGTTGAAAGACGCATCGGCCACGGCCATATACGGAATAAAGGCGGCTAATGGAGTTATCGTGATTACGACGAAGAAAGGAACGAGCGGACGAATGTCTCTTAATTATTCCGGAAATTTCACGATTGGTTCGAAAATCACGTACAATAAGATGAATTTGATGAATTCAAAACAGCGTGTGGACGTTTCCCGTGAGATTTATAATGAAGGTCTTGTTTCCGGAACCTCGTTAAGTCCGGTAGGATACCAAGGTTTGTTACAACAATACCTTGAAGAAAAGATTTCTTACGCTCAATTTAATGACGGCGTGAAGAAACTGGAAGTGATAAATACCGATTGGTTTGATTTATTATACGAAAATCCTTTTAGTCATAGTCACAACATCAGTATGTCCGGGGGGAATGAAAACTCGACTTACTATGCCTCGTTTGGGATCATGAAAAAGAACGGTACCGCCAAGGGTAATGACTCTGAAAATTATCAGGGAAGTGTGTCTGTAAACACGAAAATGTGGGATAAAGTGCAGATTTCCGGGAAACTTGCGGGAAGTGTTGCCAAAACGAAAGCTTTCAATAAAGTAACTCCTTACACGTATGCATCTAAAACGAGTCGTGTGATTGCGGCTTTTGATGATAAGGGGGACTATTATTATTATAAAAACTATTCAGGCTACATGTATAACGTGCTGAACGAGTTGGATAACACGGGAAACCAGAATACGACGAGCAGCATTAATGCAAACTTGAGCTTGAATTGGGAAATATTTAAAGGTTTTAAATTTGAAACGACATTCGGTTACGCTTATTCGTCTTCTTATGGTGAAACATGGGCTACGGAATACTCCGCATATATCGCCCAAAAACGTACCTATGAATTTGGGGCTTACGGGCCGAATGATATAGAATATCAACGTTCGAAGTTACCGCATGGAGGAGAATTAAGTATTGCGGAGTACCGGAATAATTCGTACACGTGGAGGAATCAAGTTTCTTACGTGAAAAACTTTGGTGTGCATTTGATTACAGCCATGATTGGACAAGAATCTAAGAGTTCCAAGTATGACGGGCTAACTGAAACTGTTTACGGGTACCTGCCCGGACGCGGCAAGACGGTGCTGAACCCTCCGGGAGCGATATTAGACAATTCAGGTAATACAATTGCTAATTCTCTGGTTGAAGAACAGGTGAAAGTAAGTATAAAAGATAATACTACTAATTCGTTGTCTTTTTATGGAGCATTTACGTATACGTTTGATGAGCGCTACGTGTTGAATGCGAGTATTCGTTCGGATGCCTCGAACCGTTTCGGGCAAGATAAGAGCGCCCGTTATCAGCCCGTGTGGTCTGTCGGTTTAAGATGGAATATGGGCCGTGAACATTTTCTTGAAGGACAGAATTTTCTTAACGAGTTCAGTGTTCGTGCCTCTTACGGGTATCAGGGAAATGCGAATGAAAGTACGGGACCTGATTTGATTGCCTATATACCTTCCGGTTCTGAGGGAATGGCTAAAGAAACAGGTGAATATCTATTAAAGATCAAAAGTTTGCCCAATCCTAAATTGAAGTGGGAAAAGACTCAAACTACGGATATTGGGGCCGATTTTGTTTTCTGGAATAATAAAATCTCCGGAACATTCGAGTATTATTACAAAAAAACGACAGATGTTATTGTTAATCGCGAACTTCCTTACGAGGATGGTGTGTTAAGTATGCCGATGAATGGCGGTTCGCTCAAGAATTCTGGTTGGGAGTTGAGCTTTAGCCTGACTCCGGTACGGACAAAAAATTTCTTATGGTCTTTGGGTTTCAATACCTCTAAAAACTATAATAAAATCACCAGTTCTTTGGAAACAAAGAAGAGTTGGCAGGCGGCGGCTTCCGGGGGATTGTATAAAGATGGTTATCCTGTATCCGGCATCTGGGCTTTTGAATACACGGGGTTGTCGTCTATCGACGGGAGTCCTGAATTCAACTTGGAAGGGTTGAATGATCTTCTTGCGGATACAGATGCTACCGTGTACATGAAATATGCGGGGAAACTCGATCCTGATTTTACGGGAGGAGTCAATACTTCGTTAAAGTATAAGCAGTTAACATTGTCGGCTTCGTTCAACCTGCAAGTGGGAGGCAAGAAGTTCTTGGCCCCGATGTTTGATTCGAACATGAACAACACGACGCCTTACGAGTACAATAATCTGCCGAAAGACTTGGTGAAGAGATGGCGTAAACCGGGAGACGAGGAAATAACCAATGTCCCCTCGTTGCCGGCAAGAGGACGGGGAGCAATTGTTTTACCGACGACAACCGAACGGGCGCATTTACTGTACAATTATTCCGATATACGGGTGGTGAATGCTTCTTTCTTGCGGTGTAACAATATTACCTTATCCTACAATATTTCCGAGGGGTGGATCAAAAAGTTTGCTCAAAACATGGGTTTTACCTTTAGCGTGTCCAACCCGTTTATCATCGTGAGCAAAGACTTCAAAGGACGTGATCCTGAAGTAGCAACCGGTTCACAGCCAATTTCTCAGACCTATACGTTGAGCGTGAATTTAAGTTTTTAACGAATAAAAGTAATAAGTATGAAATATAGCACGTTATTATTAGTTCTATTCATGTTGGGATTCGCAGGGTGTAGTGATTTCCTTGAAGAATCCAGCTTGGATGAGATACGTCCCTCGTCGATTGATGATCTGATGCAGATCATGGTAGGGGAAGTGTACCCGTTGAGTAATACGGTACGGTCGTTTCAAGATTTTTTGACTGACGACGTGGAATGTTTTGGTGCGCAGGGACAGGAGTTGATGGAATCCCCGATAGAAAATTTGTATTTTCTTTTCTCGTGGGATAACGAGATGTTCAATGAACGGGCCGGGGCACATGAGAGAGTTAACGCGTGGAAGGTATATTACAATAAAATCATGGGCGCTAACACCGTACTCGAATACTTGGATGAAGTAATCGGGGAGCAGGCGTCGAAAGATAACCTCCGGGGACAAGCCTTGACCATGCGAGGATGGTATTATTTCTTGTTGGTTAATTTATTTGGCTTGCCGTACAATTACGGTGATCCCACGGAAAATATGGGGGTACCCTTAAAATTGAAAATGGAAATAACGGGTAGTTATTATAGAAGAAATTCCGTGGCAGAGGTGTATGAACAAATCGAAAAGGATTTGTTGGATGGAATTAATCTGCTGGAAAATAACCCGATAGTCATGTCTGAATATAAAATTAACGCGTTAGCCGCAAAATCCATTTTATCACGTGTTTATCTTTACATGGAGAACTGGGATGGAGTTTTGAGATATACCAATGAAGTATTAGCCGAGAAATCTGAGTTAACGGCTCTTGCGAGTGCCGATGAGGCTGCTTTTGTTTGGCAGGGATCGAATGCGTTTGGTGTGTATAACATGACAACGAGTAATGAGGTAATTTGGCTTTATAGTAATATGGGAGAGACAAGTACTTTCTATACTGCGGGGAGTTTTAATTACCGGGCGCCTTTCGGTGTTTCCGACGATCTGATGGATTTGTACGAGTTTGAAAACGATACGGAGAAAAAGAATTTCAAAGACTTGCGTCCGTTCTTGTATTTCTCGACTAGTGCTTACTTTTTGCAAGGCCTACCTGTTTATTATCAGCTTTATGGTTGTAAATGTGGGAAACAAAGTTTGACGATCGGCACCAAGGGGATTCGTACTGCAGAATTATATTTGAACCGCGCCGAGGCATACACGCGTAAATTTATAGCTTTGGGTGACGACAATGATCGTAAATTAGCTTTGGCCGATTTGAATAATTTACGGAGACATCGTTATGATACCCGGAATGTTGCTTACGAACCGAAAGATTATCGAAATGGGAGTGATTTGTTAGAATTTTGCAAGGAGGAACGCCGTCGGGAATTGTGTTTCGAGGATCATCGCTGGTTTGATTTGCGTCGCTATGGAATGCCGTCTTTCACGCATACTTATTTTATCAATACCGACAACAAGGAAGTGATCACTTTAACCGAAGAAGATCCTCGTTACGTGTTACCGATTCCTAAATTGGCATTAGATCGTAACCCCTTGTTGATCCAAAATAAGCGTTAATGTTAAATGTTAGAGATTAATACGATGAAACAGAGAATTTTATATATACTGGTGTGTGTTTCCGTGTGGATGATGTCTTGTGATAAAGAAGATGCGTTGTCGCCCACGAAAACACCCGAAATCGGGTACGTAGTCCCGCAAGGTGATCATGACTACGATCAGAAGATCGTGGATTGGAGTGAACGATACAATTCTTTCATTCTTTACAAGTTTAATATGAAAGAAGTCTATTGGACCGTGAATCAATGGATTGAATCGGTGGAAAACCCGGAAGGTTCGCTCTATCCCTATACGGCAGGAATTCTTGCTGCGAATGCCGACGAGAATTACGTCGGGCAACAGTTGGAATTGTTGGAAAAGTCATTTCTGAACCTTTACCCGGATACCACGTTGATGCGTTGTTTACCTATAAAATTACTTCTATGCAGTCAACTGT
The window above is part of the Butyricimonas paravirosa genome. Proteins encoded here:
- a CDS encoding RagB/SusD family nutrient uptake outer membrane protein, with amino-acid sequence MKYSTLLLVLFMLGFAGCSDFLEESSLDEIRPSSIDDLMQIMVGEVYPLSNTVRSFQDFLTDDVECFGAQGQELMESPIENLYFLFSWDNEMFNERAGAHERVNAWKVYYNKIMGANTVLEYLDEVIGEQASKDNLRGQALTMRGWYYFLLVNLFGLPYNYGDPTENMGVPLKLKMEITGSYYRRNSVAEVYEQIEKDLLDGINLLENNPIVMSEYKINALAAKSILSRVYLYMENWDGVLRYTNEVLAEKSELTALASADEAAFVWQGSNAFGVYNMTTSNEVIWLYSNMGETSTFYTAGSFNYRAPFGVSDDLMDLYEFENDTEKKNFKDLRPFLYFSTSAYFLQGLPVYYQLYGCKCGKQSLTIGTKGIRTAELYLNRAEAYTRKFIALGDDNDRKLALADLNNLRRHRYDTRNVAYEPKDYRNGSDLLEFCKEERRRELCFEDHRWFDLRRYGMPSFTHTYFINTDNKEVITLTEEDPRYVLPIPKLALDRNPLLIQNKR